Proteins from a genomic interval of Equus quagga isolate Etosha38 chromosome 13, UCLA_HA_Equagga_1.0, whole genome shotgun sequence:
- the FBXO46 gene encoding F-box only protein 46, whose amino-acid sequence MDRSSLLPFQLWCPRPFGTYSQNQPRPPSTALKPPACPEPGSGAEPEHGPALSENTPPALATEAPASQPTPLLSAAAAGDEGRVLLDTWYVIKPGNTKEKVAFFVAHQCGGGSRASSMKVKGHWGSDSSKAKRRRRCLEPTKAPPDPGGREGPPAAEGTPASAGEDVDLLSVAEMVALVEQRAALALQSYPRPGAPAPVVFVSAEQGGPAKGLGSERRSGGGDCSRVAEAVAHFEAQRDNPPAKGLRKEERPGPGPGEVRIAFRISNGREPRAPDGSLANGNGGRPGCAYPGSPGPGARAKDKITCDLYQLISPSRDALPSNVEFLLARADEASEAETPAPARPEDTPPAPPPPPARDCGASGFHVDVVVTGVVDECIFFGKDGTKNVKEETVCLTVSPEEPPPPGQLFFLQSRGPDGPPEPPPADSPAAAPGPDDAEGTADTSLCRLYRHVSHDFLEIRFKIQRLLEPRQYMLLLPEHVLVKIFSFLPTRALAALKCTCHHFKGIIEAFGVRATDSRWSRDPLYRDDPCKQCRKRYEKGDVSLCRWHPKPYHHDLPYGRSYWMCCRRADRETPGCRLGLHDNNWVLPCNGPGSGGGRAGREEGR is encoded by the coding sequence ATGGACCGCAGCAGCCTCCTGCCCTTCCAGCTCTGGTGCCCCCGGCCCTTTGGCACCTACTCCCAGAACCAGCCGCGCCCACCGTCCACAGCCCTCAAGCCGCCAGCTTGCCCTGAGCCGGGCAGTGGGGCAGAGCCAGAGCACGGGCCTGCCCTCTCAGAGAACACGCCGCCCGCCCTGGCCACCGAGGCCCCCGCCTCCCAGCCCACCCCGCTCCTCTCGGCAGCAGCTGCTGGCGACGAGGGTCGAGTCCTGCTGGACACGTGGTATGTTATCAAGCCTGGGAACACGAAGGAGAAGGTGGCCTTCTTTGTGGCCCACCAGTGTGGTGGGGGCAGCCGGGCCAGCTCCATGAAGGTCAAGGGGCACTGGGGCAGTGACAGCTCCAAGGCCAAGAGAAGGAGGCGCTGTCTGGAGCCCACTAAGGCTCCGCCGGACCCCGGGGGCCGGGAGGGGCCCCCTGCTGCTGAGGGGACCCCAGCCTCAGCCGGTGAGGACGTGGACCTGCTCTCTGTGGCTGAGATGGTGGCCCTGGTGGAACAGCGGGCCGCCCTGGCCCTGCAGAGCTACCCGCGCCCCGGCGCCCCAGCTCCTGTGGTCTTTGTGTCAGCTGAGCAGGGCGGGCCTGCCAAGGGGCTGGGGTCCGAACGGCGGTCTGGTGGCGGGGACTGCAGCCGGGTAGCCGAGGCGGTGGCCCACTTTGAGGCCCAGCGGGACAACCCTCCGGCCAAGGGCCTCCGCAAGGAGGAGCGGCCTGGACCAGGCCCCGGGGAGGTGCGCATCGCCTTCCGGATCTCCAACGGCCGAGAGCCCCGCGCACCCGATGGCAGCTTGGCCAACGGGAACGGGGGCCGGCCCGGATGTGCCTACCCtggcagcccagggcctggggcccgAGCCAAGGACAAGATCACCTGTGACCTGTACCAGCTCATCAGTCCCTCTCGGGACGCCCTCCCCAGCAACGTGGAGTTCCTTCTGGCTCGGGCAGATGAAGCCAGCGAGGCTGAGACCCCGGCCCCCGCCAGGCCCGAGGACACTCCCccggccccccctcccccccctgCCCGGGACTGCGGAGCGTCAGGCTTCCACGTGGATGTGGTGGTGACCGGCGTGGTGGACGAGTGCATCTTCTTTGGCAAGGATGGCACCAAGAACGTGAAGGAGGAGACGGTGTGCCTGACAGTCAGCCCTGAGGAGCCGCCCCCGCCGGGCCAGCTCTTTTTCCTCCAGTCCCGTGGGCCCGACGGGCCCCCCGAGCCACCCCCGGCGGACTCACCAGCCGCCGCGCCAGGCCCAGACGATGCCGAGGGCACAGCGGACACCTCCCTGTGCCGCCTGTACCGGCACGTGTCGCACGACTTCCTGGAGATCCGCTTCAAGATCCAGAGGCTGCTCGAGCCACGGCAGTACATGCTGCTGCTGCCCGAGCACGTGCTGGTCAAGATCTTCAGCTTCCTGCCTACTCGGGCCCTGGCGGCCCTCAAGTGCACCTGCCACCACTTCAAGGGCATCATCGAGGCGTTTGGTGTGCGGGCCACAGACTCGCGCTGGAGCCGCGACCCCCTCTACCGCGATGACCCTTGCAAGCAGTGCCGCAAGAGATACGAGAAGGGCGACGTGTCGCTCTGCCGCTGGCACCCCAAGCCCTACCACCACGACCTGCCTTACGGACGTTCCTACTGGATGTGCTGCCGCCGAGCCGATCGCGAGACGCCTGGCTGCCGCCTGGGTCTGCACGATAACAACTGGGTGCTGCCCTGTAACGGGCCGGGCAGCGGGGGCGGCCGGGCTGGccgggaggaggggaggtga
- the QPCTL gene encoding glutaminyl-peptide cyclotransferase-like protein: MRSGGRGRTRLRLGDRGLLEPPSPPKRRLLPRAQLLPLLLLLLAVAWALYTIWGGWHRRTEEPLQGRELRGPLVGNLPEARLRRVVGQLDPERLWNAYLRPLLVVRTPGSPGNLQVRKFLEATLRALTAGWHVELDPFTASTPLGPLDFGNVVATLDPGAARHLTLACHYDSKLFPSGAAPFVGATDSAVPCALLLELVQALDLELSRAKNQAAPVTLQLLFLDGEEALKEWGPKDSLYGSRHLAQLMESAPHSPGPTRIHAIELFMLLDLLGAPNPTFYSHFPRTARWFHRLRSIEKRLHRLNLLQSHPHEVMYFQPGEPFSSVEDDHVPFLRRGVPVLHLISTPFPSVWHTPDDSEANLHPPTVHNLSRILAVFLAEYLGL; this comes from the exons ATGCGTTCCGGGGGTCGCGGGCGGACCCGGCTACGGCTCGGAGACCGCGGCCTCTTGGAGCCCCCCTCACCGCCCAAGCGCCGCCTGCTGCCGCGGGCGCAGCTGttgcccctgctgctgctgctgctggccgtGGCCTGGGCGCTCTACACCATCTGGGGCGGCTGGCACCGCCGGACCGAGGAGCCGCTGCAGGGCCGGGAGCTGCGG GGCCCGTTGGTTGGAAACCTGCCCGAAGCCCGGCTGCGGAGGGTGGTGGGGCAACTGGACCCAGAGCGCCTCTGGAACGCTTACCTGCGCCCCCTGCTGGTTGTACGGACCCCGGGCAGCCCGGGCAATCTCCAAGTCAGAAAG TTCCTGGAGGCCACGCTGCGGGCCCTGACTGCAGGCTGGCATGTGGAGCTGGACCCCTTCACGGCCTCGACGCCCCTGGGGCCCCTGGACTTTGGCAACGTGGTGGCCACACTGGACCCAGGGGCTGCCCGTCACCTAACCCTCGCCTGCCATTATGACTCCAAGCTCTTCCCATCTGGGGCGGCCCCCTTCGTGGGGGCCACAGATTCGGCAGTGCCTTGCGCCCTGCTGCTGGAGCTGGTCCAAGCCCTCGACTTGGAGTTGAGCAGAGCCAAGAATCAA GCGGCCCCGGTGACCCTGCAGCTGCTCTTCCTGGACGGGGAGGAGGCGCTGAAGGAGTGGGGACCCAAGGACTCCCTGTATGGCTCCCGGCACCTGGCCCAGCTCATGGAGTCTGCGCCCCACAGTCCTGGCCCCACCAGGATCCACGCCATC GAGCTCTTTATGCTTCTTGATCTCCTGGGAGCCCCCAACCCCACCTTCTACAGTCACTTCCCACGCACGGCCCGCTGGTTCCATCGGCTGAGGAGCATCG AGAAGCGCCTGCACCGTTTGAACCTGCTACAGTCTCATCCCCACGAAGTGATGTACTTCCAGCCCGGGGAGCCCTTCAGCTCCGTGGAGGACGACCACGTCCCCTTCCTCCGCCGAG ggGTCCCGGTGCTCCACCTCATCTCCACGCCCTTCCCCTCCGTCTGGCACACGCCGGACGACTCTGAGGCCAACCTGCACCCACCCACGGTCCACAACCTGAGCCGCATCCTCGCCGTGTTCCTGGCGGAATACCTGGGGCTCTAG